Within the Mobula hypostoma chromosome 17, sMobHyp1.1, whole genome shotgun sequence genome, the region ACCACCAGCACACTGAAAGCTTGGTTGCAGGAGCACAGGAAGAACCCCTACCCCACCAAAGGGGAGAAGATCATGCTGGCCATCATCACCAAGATGACCCTGACCCAGGTCTCCACTTGGTTCGCCAACGCCAGGAGGAGGCTCAAGAAGGAGAACAAGATGACCTGGTCGCCGAGGAATAAATGCGCCGATGACAAAAAACCCTATGACGAGGAAGAAGATGGAAGTCCAAGCCGTAAGAGCCCGGAAGATAAGCACAATGAGGGTTCGCTATTACTGTTTTCTCTCCGGGTAGACAAATCAGTAGACCAGGCATGAGGTGGATCTAAGAGTAACTTGCCATGTTAATTATTTGTCACTAAATTGAAAGGCCGACATTTTGGGGTGAAAAGTAAAGAACCATTTAAGAAAATGCGCAACCACTTAATGTAAAATATAGTTGCCAATAATAAAGTCACGATTAATCTGTTATGTTTAAGGGACGAATATAATACGCTAATTCAGGTCAGTTAGTACACTCTCCTAAACATTCCGTCGCATTATCTTCTCATTCCTCTAACTGTATTTCTGACAGATACCACATGCAAAGAAGACaaagagctgcagctcagtgacctCGATGACTTTGATGGAATCGAGACAGAAAGTGACGAGTGCGAACTGAAAGGCCCGTTTCAACAGATGGACAACGGTCAGATCAAGGTTTCAGAATGTCCGGCCGACCAGTGCAAGAAGGTCGCCTTAAAGATACCCTTGCCCGCACCGGGAGATGGCTATTCAGAAAAGGTCAAGAACTGTCTCAAGCGAGTGATGACAAACTCCGAGCAAGATCTAATGGCTGGAGGACAGCGGGGATGTGAATCCAAGTTTTGCTTCCAGCAGCATCAACAACACAGGCAGCAGATGCTGGACAGCAAACCCCGGATCTGGTCCCTAGCTCAGACGGCTACTTCGCTGAGCCAAGCCGAGTATCCATCTTGCATGTTGAAACGGCATCAGCAGGCTATCTCATCCTCGCCCCCTTTGGCCTCTATGCCTGCCGGCGTGGTGGACAGGCAAGATTCCCCGGTGACCACCCTAAGGAATTGGGTGGACGGGGTTTTCCACGACCCCCTATTCAGACACAGCACTTTAAACCAGGCACTTACCAACACCACCGTTTCTTGGGCTACCACCAAAGGCACTATCTTGGATACAGAGGCAATGGGGCGCTCTTTGGGAACTCCTACAAATACCATTAAAGGACAGATCCCAGGGTTACCCCAGCAAGAAAATAGTAAGGACATCACAACGTTTGCTAAAACAGGGAACAAAATGTTCTGTTCATAACAAACCAAATAATATGGACTCTTACTCCGGAGCCTTGTGATGCACTAGGAAGAGGCGAGACGTTCTATTCACAATCCCAGCCCATCTTTTACTAGACTTTATATATTTCATCACTGTTTAAAACTTTTCACAAAACGGCTGAAGTTATCTTAGGCGCTCTTTAACTCAATAGTGCTGTGTAATTTATTCAAGTCCGTGTTGGAAAGCTCGTCTAAACGAAATTATAGACATATCGGTAAGGTTTACAAATGCCAGCGTTTACAGAAGTGGGTAGCTTAGGGTGGAATTCGCAGTCTGCTTGAAAGCATGCAAATATAATTTCCCGAAAATTCCATTCTTGCAAAGAATATTTATGCTATTACCGAGCTCTGCCAATAGATCACTTGCAACACTTGTTAGAACTTTACACCGTTGCACAGTTCTTTAGCTTTAAGAAATACAAGGATATATGTTAAACATATATGCACTGAAATAAATGTGCTCTCTTAGAGGTATCTAACGAGTGTTGTCTGGTTACATTGTGGATGGATAGAATGATTGAATAATGAGTTCAAACAATTTTCCATTTTAAAGTTATAATTCATCAGATAAAACTATATTATTCACTTTATCTATTTTTAGATACGATACTGTTGAAGTTTTCTTTAACTTTTACTTGATAGAACAGCATGCACTTACTTcacattaaaaaaatattttccaaAAATACTCCCTGCTTCTTTCCTGGGCAGTTAGTTCTTAACGTTCCATAATTCCCTTTCGTCCCACTCTCGGGACGTTTCTTCGTTATACACTCGTTTGTTACAATAATTGCATTTTGCCAGCAGGTCAACTATCTTCAAATCTAAAGTAAGAAGTATATCTTCATCGACTCTGCAAGATTGGTTTAAATTAAATATTCGTCGGTATTTATGACATGGTTCCGATTGTCAGAACTAATCAAAGTTTGAACCTCTATGTTATGAGTTCAGGTGTAGCGATCAATATGCCAGACATTTTGTTCATTCTTCTTAGTGGATCATGCTTTTTTCTCCAATTCGGAAAGGAATATTTCAAAAGAAACTCGACTTTTATGCCATAGATCTAACCTGGTGGAAGAAATATGCATGGTTTGCTATTTCAAAAAGCGTGGCAATGTTGTcccaatgacattaaacaatgcaTAAATTTATCGTATAATTCAAAACACTTCAAGATCTACTCCACGTTTAAGCAAAAGCTATAGAACTTTTCATGTATTCAGGTGATTGTATTCAATTAATTGTAGTTTGCAGTCAATACATGCATCTCAATACTTGGAAGTAAGAGAATGCTGAACAGGaaacattttttattttttttcaggGAAAAAAACTTGCGAAATAAATTAAGAAAACAAGACAGTACAATGATTTGCACCAACCCTTGATAAGTGTCGTTCTTAGTGTTCAGCAGCAGTCCTAAACCCATGCCACAATACCCCTGTAATTTCCAGTTAAATGGTATATAGAATCTGTAATTTTATAAACAAACTGAAATTTTCATTACGACTGCGAACTCTGTTGTATCAAATCTTAAGTGGCTCGTTTTGAAATTACGACTTAAGAAATGGTCTTTTATTTCTCTCTTAAATTTCAAACCTGCCGATTGTAAATATGGTACATCTGGTATTTAAAAAAAGAGCGGACATTATGCACATTCTCCTTAATAAGGAAATAAATTGAATTTGGCTACTGTATTTTTAATTGTTGTTCATTGAAGTACAAGAGAGGAATCATTTGAAGCATATTGCAAATCTATTTAGTCTTGTCTGTAAACACCAGCTATTATATCATCTTCGGCACAAATAGTACACTGTAGAAGAAAATTCAATGCATCATTCCATAGTTACGGCGAGTGTAAACAATGTCTTTTACATATATCATAAAGCAGATCTACTACAAAAAAAAGGTTTATGCAGTCACATCGTTGTCACTGCATTAAGCTTCGCTGCTCTCTGATGATATTGTCGAGATCACAAATGTTGCTATTTGCTAGACCCACTTGTCAAAGTCTCTGACAAGAGCCCTGGTTGCCAAAATGTGCAACAGCCAAGATAATTTGAAGTGAAATTTTCATTTTGACACTAACCCCTCAATTTCCAGAGGCTCTACGCCCTGTGATCTCCAAGGCAGGCTAAGCTTTACGGTGAGCCACGTCTTCGCTGAAAAGGGCAAAATAACTTGAATTAGTTGTAATAGATAAAAGGGCAAAAAAAAAGAGTCAAGGGTACTTGACAGTAATAGCGAAAGTCTATTCTCCAGGGGAAAGTGTACAGCTAGAGGCTGAAGTATGATGAATTTTAATGTAGCCTGGGCCAGCCAGAGCCTTTAACTGAAACCTTAGACAAATAAATAATTTTCAAATATAATGCAACTGACAAAGTCTGGATAATGTAGCCATTAGACGGCGGAGGTGGAGAGATGCAATTGTGTTGAAATTGGAATAGAAAGGTAGATTGTGCTGAGGGTGAAGAAAAAGAATCACTTTTCGCTGGGTACTCTAAATCATTCAGCCGTGGCAAATTCAAACACACAGAGGAGGGGATGCTAAATTAACAGCGCTTTTTACATAGAGCCCAAATAAAACTGTAATCACCGACGCGTTACTTTTCATTAACCGAGTTTGACAGCAGCATATTCAGCCTCGACAAGGGAACATAAGCGAGGAAATAACCGCTCTCAAACAGAGAGTCATAAGATAATTCCTTAAGCTCCATTAACAACTCTTAGCCGCAGGAAATGGGCTCCCTGAAAACATCTCAAAATCTAAAAGCTTTATCGACCTCTCAAACCCGTGCTGATGGTTCTATTTTTTAACTTAGAGGAAGATGTCCAGCCGAAGTAATAGAGTCTGACACTACACCTTCTCGTTTGTAAAAGGAGTCTTAAATGATATTTGAAAATCAACCAattaagtttttaaaattattgactCGGGAGAATATTTGTGATTTACGACACTTTGATTTCATTAGTTTTAACCATTTATGTTATTGACACAGCAACAGTTAAAACAATGCATATTATACATTTTAAAATGTAATATGGTCTAGGCAGTACAAACATGTTGGAAGATTTATGTATTGCAACAGGCCGCATGAAGCCCTCTCAAGAACAATGAAGCAAAAAGATGGCTAGCTTGCCACGAAAATGTGTCAGCTGAATACATGAATTTTCCATTTTCTACTCATCTTCCTGCATTTTTTAAAGAACGAAGAGCaactttaaaacattttaaagagCAGTCAGTATTACAAAACGATTTGGT harbors:
- the LOC134357692 gene encoding iroquois-class homeodomain protein irx-4-like isoform X2; this encodes MSYPQFGYPYTSAPQFLMTTNPLTTCCESSGRTLTDSGAAASAQTPVYCPVYESRLLATARHELNSAAALGMYGSPYATSQGYGNYVTYGADPSAFYSLSPFDTKDAAGSAHAGIAQATAYYPYDPSLGQYQYDRYEAVDPGARRKNATRETTSTLKAWLQEHRKNPYPTKGEKIMLAIITKMTLTQVSTWFANARRRLKKENKMTWSPRNKCADDKKPYDEEEDGSPSHTTCKEDKELQLSDLDDFDGIETESDECELKGPFQQMDNGQIKVSECPADQCKKVALKIPLPAPGDGYSEKVKNCLKRVMTNSEQDLMAGGQRGCESKFCFQQHQQHRQQMLDSKPRIWSLAQTATSLSQAEYPSCMLKRHQQAISSSPPLASMPAGVVDRQDSPVTTLRNWVDGVFHDPLFRHSTLNQALTNTTVSWATTKGTILDTEAMGRSLGTPTNTIKGQIPGLPQQENSKDITTFAKTGNKMFCS
- the LOC134357692 gene encoding iroquois-class homeodomain protein irx-4-like isoform X1 — protein: MSYPQFGYPYTSAPQFLMTTNPLTTCCESSGRTLTDSGAAASAQTPVYCPVYESRLLATARHELNSAAALGMYGSPYATSQGYGNYVTYGADPSAFYSLSPFDTKDAAGSAHAGIAQATAYYPYDPSLGQYQYDRYEAVDPGARRKNATRETTSTLKAWLQEHRKNPYPTKGEKIMLAIITKMTLTQVSTWFANARRRLKKENKMTWSPRNKCADDKKPYDEEEDGSPSRKSPEDKHNEDTTCKEDKELQLSDLDDFDGIETESDECELKGPFQQMDNGQIKVSECPADQCKKVALKIPLPAPGDGYSEKVKNCLKRVMTNSEQDLMAGGQRGCESKFCFQQHQQHRQQMLDSKPRIWSLAQTATSLSQAEYPSCMLKRHQQAISSSPPLASMPAGVVDRQDSPVTTLRNWVDGVFHDPLFRHSTLNQALTNTTVSWATTKGTILDTEAMGRSLGTPTNTIKGQIPGLPQQENSKDITTFAKTGNKMFCS